The Vespula vulgaris chromosome 2, iyVesVulg1.1, whole genome shotgun sequence genome has a segment encoding these proteins:
- the LOC127073096 gene encoding putative serine protease F56F10.1 isoform X1 — protein MRFVSLLLLTAVFININAALRNFLRGRSKDGNLGMLLSHKKHKWLPKEQWFIQTLDHFNPIDTRVWKQRYFQNTEYYKPGGPMFLLIGGEGTATAKWMVEGQWIEYAKQFEAMCFQLEHRFYGKSHPTVDMSVKNLIYLNSEQALADIAYFIESINEIYKVLDNIKWIVFGGSYPGSLAAWMRVKYPHLVHGAVSSSAPVLAQVDFQQYYVIVENSLKEYSEACVDVIAAANKQFHMMLHHPIGQQGIVKKFNLCDPIDSGYTKRVDISNLYETIVSNFAGIVQYNKDNRNNSRMANLTIDDACNILMNEKIGIPIDRLAYISNMILNASKEKCLDFRYDKMIHELRDVTWDSEGAEGGRQWIYQTCTEFGFFQTSTARPNLFSEMFPVEFFIQQCIDIFGPRYNIDLLNNAVKRTNTLYGALKLKVNNVVFVHGSVDPWHALGITTSLTPEATAIYINGTAHCANMYPSTEHDLPQLKAAKAQVGRIIYQWLKN, from the exons ATGCGATTTGTATCATTATTGCTGTTAACAGcagtttttataaatattaatgcagCACTACGTAATTTTCTAAGAGGTAGAAGTAAAGATGGAAATCTAGGTATGTTGCTTTCACACAAAAAACACAAATGGCTTCCTAAGGAGCAATGGTTTATTCAAACGCTTGATCACTTTAATCCAATAGATACACGTGTTTGGAAGCAG AGATATTTTCAGAATACAGAATATTATAAACCTGGTGGTCCTATGTTCCTTTTAATCGGTGGTGAAGGAACAGCCACTGCCAAGTGGATGGTGGAAGGACAATGGATCGAATATGCTAAACAATTTGAAGCAATGTGCTTTCAACTTGAACATCGCTTTTATGGGAAAAGTCATCCAACTGT AGATATGAGTGTGAAGaacttaatttatttaaattcagAACAAGCACTTGCAGATATAGcatattttatagaaagtataaatgaaatttataaggtattagataatataaaatggatTGTTTTTGGAGGTTCTTATCCTGGATCATTAGCTGCGTGGATGCGTGTAAAGTATCCTCATCTTGTACATGGAGCTGTGTCTAGTAGTGCTCCAGTCCTTGCACAAGTTGATTTTCAAC AATATTATGTTATTGTTGAAAATTCTCTTAAAGAATATTCTGAAGCATGTGTAGACGTGATAGCAGCTGCGAACAAACAATTTCATATGATGTTACATCATCCAATAGGTCAACAAGgcattgttaaaaaatttaa CCTGTGTGATCCAATAGATAGTGGATACACAAAACGCGtcgatatttcgaatttatatGAAACGATAGTAAGTAATTTTGCAGGTATTGTCCAGTACAATAAAGATAATCGTAACAATTCAAGAATGGCTAATTTGACCATCGATGATGCATGTAACATtctaatgaatgaaaaaataggTATACCCATCGACAGACTCGcttatataagtaatatgaTACTGAATGcaagcaaagaaaaatgtttggaCTTTAGATACGATAAGATGATTCATGAATTAAGGGATGTAACATGGGATTCTGAAGGAGCGGAAGGAG gTCGGCAATGGATATATCAAACCTGCACAGAATTTGGATTTTTTCAAACATCGACTGCTCGTCCAAATTTATTTAGTGAAATGTTTCCAGTAGAATTCTTTATTCAACAATGCATTGATATTTTCGGACCTAG GTATAATATAGACTTACTTAATAATGCTGTGAAGCGAACCAATACTCTATACGGAGCACTTAagttaaaagtaaataatgtaGTATTCGTGCATGGATCTGTTGATCCATGGCATGCACTAGGTATTACAACATCATTAACTCCTGAGGCTACTGCTATTTATATCAACG GCACTGCGCATTGTGCTAACATGTATCCATCTACCGAACATGACCTGCCTCAGCTAAAAGCAGCTAAAGCACAAGTTGGACGAATAATCTATCAGTGGTTAAAGAACTAA
- the LOC127073096 gene encoding putative serine protease F56F10.1 isoform X2, which yields MFLLIGGEGTATAKWMVEGQWIEYAKQFEAMCFQLEHRFYGKSHPTVDMSVKNLIYLNSEQALADIAYFIESINEIYKVLDNIKWIVFGGSYPGSLAAWMRVKYPHLVHGAVSSSAPVLAQVDFQQYYVIVENSLKEYSEACVDVIAAANKQFHMMLHHPIGQQGIVKKFNLCDPIDSGYTKRVDISNLYETIVSNFAGIVQYNKDNRNNSRMANLTIDDACNILMNEKIGIPIDRLAYISNMILNASKEKCLDFRYDKMIHELRDVTWDSEGAEGGRQWIYQTCTEFGFFQTSTARPNLFSEMFPVEFFIQQCIDIFGPRYNIDLLNNAVKRTNTLYGALKLKVNNVVFVHGSVDPWHALGITTSLTPEATAIYINGTAHCANMYPSTEHDLPQLKAAKAQVGRIIYQWLKN from the exons ATGTTCCTTTTAATCGGTGGTGAAGGAACAGCCACTGCCAAGTGGATGGTGGAAGGACAATGGATCGAATATGCTAAACAATTTGAAGCAATGTGCTTTCAACTTGAACATCGCTTTTATGGGAAAAGTCATCCAACTGT AGATATGAGTGTGAAGaacttaatttatttaaattcagAACAAGCACTTGCAGATATAGcatattttatagaaagtataaatgaaatttataaggtattagataatataaaatggatTGTTTTTGGAGGTTCTTATCCTGGATCATTAGCTGCGTGGATGCGTGTAAAGTATCCTCATCTTGTACATGGAGCTGTGTCTAGTAGTGCTCCAGTCCTTGCACAAGTTGATTTTCAAC AATATTATGTTATTGTTGAAAATTCTCTTAAAGAATATTCTGAAGCATGTGTAGACGTGATAGCAGCTGCGAACAAACAATTTCATATGATGTTACATCATCCAATAGGTCAACAAGgcattgttaaaaaatttaa CCTGTGTGATCCAATAGATAGTGGATACACAAAACGCGtcgatatttcgaatttatatGAAACGATAGTAAGTAATTTTGCAGGTATTGTCCAGTACAATAAAGATAATCGTAACAATTCAAGAATGGCTAATTTGACCATCGATGATGCATGTAACATtctaatgaatgaaaaaataggTATACCCATCGACAGACTCGcttatataagtaatatgaTACTGAATGcaagcaaagaaaaatgtttggaCTTTAGATACGATAAGATGATTCATGAATTAAGGGATGTAACATGGGATTCTGAAGGAGCGGAAGGAG gTCGGCAATGGATATATCAAACCTGCACAGAATTTGGATTTTTTCAAACATCGACTGCTCGTCCAAATTTATTTAGTGAAATGTTTCCAGTAGAATTCTTTATTCAACAATGCATTGATATTTTCGGACCTAG GTATAATATAGACTTACTTAATAATGCTGTGAAGCGAACCAATACTCTATACGGAGCACTTAagttaaaagtaaataatgtaGTATTCGTGCATGGATCTGTTGATCCATGGCATGCACTAGGTATTACAACATCATTAACTCCTGAGGCTACTGCTATTTATATCAACG GCACTGCGCATTGTGCTAACATGTATCCATCTACCGAACATGACCTGCCTCAGCTAAAAGCAGCTAAAGCACAAGTTGGACGAATAATCTATCAGTGGTTAAAGAACTAA